The stretch of DNA GCGTGGACCATCCTCCGCGCGGCGATCCCGTAACCATTGGCCGTGCCCCGCCTCTTGATGCCTCCATGGGGATGGGCGTTGGCCGCGAGACCTACCGCCAGGTCACGTGCCAGTTGCGGGTTGGGCAACCCGGCGAGCCTGACGGTCCAGTCGGTGCCGTCGACGAAGATGAAGTGGACACCCAGCGGCTCGTCCACGATGGTGGCGGGCATCAGGCGTTCACCTCGCCGTCGAACTCGGCCTCGGCCTCAGCTGCGGCGGCCCTGTCGATCCGGGCGAGCGCACTCTGGTAGAGGTCTTTGTAGATCCGGGTGATGTCCAGACGCGCGATATAAAGCTCCGTGGACGTCACGCTCCAGTGACCGAGCAGGTCACGCAGGATGAGCATCGGCTCGTGCTTGCGCAGGTAGAGCGCGAGCGCCGCATCGGGATCGGTGTCCTCTATCAGGTCGGCAAGCCGTGCGTAGTAGCCCTTGATCAGCTGTTCCAAGGTCCGCATTGCCATCGAGTGGCGCAGCCGGTGGGGCGCCACGGTCGGGAACCGAGGCTCGTATCTCTGTCGAATTCGTGCCGAGGTGCGCCGAAAGACGGTCGCCCAGTCGACGAACGGCGCGCCCGTGGACCGCAGGCCCACCAGCGGGGATTGCCCCTCGGGTGTGACCAGGCACAGGCGCTCGGCCGGCCGCAGACTCCTCCACGAGCGACGTACCCCATTGAGGCGCGCCCCCTCCCAGTCGGGCTCCTCGACGTACAGCGGCTCACCGAGCTTCGACGGGGGCCGCCACCTGAAGCCCTCTGCCGAGGCTGCCCTGTCCAGATCGATGTACTGGTGCATCGTGGCCAGCGGCTCGTAGTGGACCCACGTCGTACGGTCCTTCTCGCCCTTGGTGATCGCGTACGCGAGCGGGAAGAGCACGGGAAGCGTCGTCGGGCGGGCTGGGAGCGGCGGGATCTCGTAGGTCGTCAGGTGGGTGAACTCCTTACTCCTCAACCCGCTGGACAGTACGAAGCCGCCCATAGCGGAGTTCCGGGCGCCTTCCCGGGGGCGGCGGTAGCGGAGGTCAGGTTCACCGAGCGGGTCGAGACCAGCGAGTGCCCGCGCGAAAAGCTCGGCGAAGTCCCACTCCAGATGCTTGATCGTCGTGTGAGGCCGAGGGCGCCCCAGCTTGGCCATGTTCTTCCTGACCTTCTCCAGCACGCCGTGGGACATCCTGTGCCCCACGCGGTAGGTGAAGGGCACGACGCTGAGCACGCCCTCGTCCTTCGCCCAGTCGTAGAAGGCGGACAGGATGCTCACGTGCAGGTTCCACGTGGTGTGGTCCCAGCGCACCTTCAGGGGGCCGGCCAGTCGGTACTCGGCGTACATGCTCAGCGCAGCACGCAACTCCCGGCGGTCATTGAAGGGGTGAACCCCGCGCTCCTGGAGGAACGAGAGCCACGCAGAGAGGCAGCCGGCGCTGTTCTCCCATGTCCGCACCGCCGGCGCGCCGTTGATCGGCAGATCCCCGAGGTACCTGTTCGCCACCGTCGTCGGTCGCGGGGACCCGGGGGCGTCCTCCAAGAGCAAATCATCATCGATGAGAACCGGCATCTGCTCGCGGATCAGCGGCTGACGCGCCACATCCCAGGTCTCCCACCCCGAAGCCGAAAAGCTGATCTTCTGCATGGCCGCAGACCATAGGTTTCCGACACGGCAGAGTGCAACAGACTGCAACAGGCCCTATCTGACGAGGGCTTGGCAATGCGACACAGCTGTTAAGCAGCAACTACGTCATCGTCTACGAAGACGCAGCGCGGCTCTTCGACAAAGTTGAGCGAGGTGTTACGCGCCGGGGCAGGACCAGGGTCGGGCCTGGCCACCACCTTGACCCGGGGGTCCTTGGTGATGGCCCTCGGGACGAGGTCGGGCTGGGCCGTCGCCCCGTTGGGGGCGAGGATCCACCTCCAGAGGATCTCCTCCTGAGCACGAAGGCTCTCGTACAGCTCCTCAAGGAACGGCAGGCGGGCGGGGTTCAGCGCGGTCGGGGTGATGACGGCGACCTGCGCGTGGGGGCGTCGGGACACGGGAGCCTTCCAGGAGGTAGGGCGAGCGGGTGCTATGCGGCGTGCGGCGGTGGGGTGGACCGGGTGGCTCCGGGGCGCTGTGCCCACGGGCCGATGACGTACTTGTCGGGCAGGTCGATCAGGCGGAGCCCCGGTGGCAGCGACGTCTGGAACGCCTCCAGTTCGGCGCCGGTGGGCGGGGCGGCGGGGGCTCGGGCCGCTGCGGCTTCGAGGAGCGCCGGGGCGTGGATGTCCTCGCCCGGTGGTCCGGTCCAGCGCAGGACGAGCATGCCGGTGCCGTAGTCGGGGTGCTGCTCGGGCAGGCCGGGGTGGACGGGCCGGTGCCACCGGTGGACCGGATCGAGGATGGCGATCGGGTAGATCGCTCCGATGCCGTAGCAGGCTGCCTGTACTGGGTGCCGAGTCAACTCACAGCTCCTTCAATCGTGCTGGTGGGGTTCGGGTGTGCGGTGCCGCGGGGCAGGGAGAGGGGAGCTCGGGGCCCTGCGGGCTGTCGGGACGCGCTGTGTCGGGTGGGGCGGGTGTGCGGCCGGGAGTGCGCAGGTTGAAGCGGGTGATCGCGAACCGGAAGATGACGTAATAGAGGGCGCCGTAGGCCAGGGCGAGTGGCAGCAGCAGCAACGGCCGTTGCGATATGGGGTAGTTGAGGACGTAGTCGATCGCTCCGGCGCTGAAGACGAAGCCCGTATGGATGTCGAGGAAGTTGACGATCGCGAGGCTGAGTCCGGTCAGGACTGCGTGCACGAGGTAGAGGGGGAAGGCTACGAAGGCGAAGGTCAGCTCGATCGGCTCGGTGACCCCGGCCAGGGAGCAGATCGCTGCTGCGGGCAGCAGCAGGGATCCGACGCGGCGGCGGTGCTCGGGCAGCGCGCTGCGCCACATCGCGAGAGCGGCGGCGGGTAGGCCGGCCATATAGACGGGGAAGAAGCCGCCCATGAACACGCCGGCGTCCGGGTCGTGTTGCTGGATGAAGCAGGGCACATCGCCCTTGATGCCGTTGCCGCAGTCGCCGGTCAGGTACCAGACAACGGCGTTGAGGGGCTGGTGGAGTCCGATGGGGCCAAGGAGACGATTGAGGAACCCGAAGATGCCTCCGCCGACGACCGCGTTGTCCGACACGGCGGCCGCGGAAGCGGTGAGCACCCGCTCGACGGAGGGGTAGGCGAGCCCGAGCAGGGAGCCAGCAGCGATGGCGGCGAGGGCGACGATCCCGTACGCGGCGAACGGGGGGATACGGCGCCGACCGGTGGTGACACGCTTCCAGATGGCCATGGCAAGTAGGGCGCCGACGATCCCGGCGAGCGCGCCGTAGGGCCAGCGGCCGGGCGGAGCGTCGAGATGGTCGGCAGGCAGCGGGTTGAGGACCAGGACCACCTTGGCCAGGATCAGGTAGGAGATGAGGCAGGCCAGGACCGGTCCGGCGGCGTCCTTGGCGCGGTTCAGGCCCAGGGCGATGCCGACGGCGAACAGCGCCGGGAGGTAGTCGAGGACGGCGGAGCCCGCTCCGGAGATGACCGCGGCCGTGGTGTGCAGAGCCGGGTAGCGGCCCAGGAGGTCGTCTTGTCCCAGGCGCAGGAGCAGGCCGGCGGCGGGCATCGCGGCGATCGGCAGCGCGATGCCCTGGCCCATGCGGCGCAGCCGTGCCGTGAGCGTGGTCGGGTCCGCCGCTGCCGCGCCGTCGTCGGCCGGGGCGGCGGTCTTTGACCGGGTGAACGGCAGGGTCACCACGTGTTCGGCCTCCGGTCGGCGTACGGCGGGCGGAGGCGCCGTGGTGCGGTGGCGGCCAGGGCGCGGGACATGTCGGGGCTCCTGTGACGACGGGTCGGGGGTTGGGTCAGCGCACGCAGGCGGTGGTGCGGACGGGTTCGGCGATGTACACGGTGAGGCTCTGCAGTACTTGGTCGAGGCGCGCCTGGCAGGCGTCGGCGGTGGGGGCGCAGACCACGGCGTGGGCGAGGCGGTCGTTGATGGTGCTGTGCGGGCCGGCGGTGACGATGTCGCCCGACTGTCGTGTCCAGACCAGGCGTTCGAGCCAGTCGGCGGTGAACGCGCGGGCGTGGGCGGTCTGGACGGGCCCGGTGACGGTTGGGTAGCGGAACTCGACGGCTGCGCTCTGTGCCATGGAGGCGTTCAGGTCCGGGGTGTCTCCGGCGGCCATGGCGGCCTGGGCCTGCGGGAGGGAGATGCCGGTTGCGAGGTGGACCAGGCGCGGGATGAGGTCTCCGCCGAGGCGGGCGTTGATCTCGATGATGCGCGGGCCTTGGCGGGTGAGGCGTACCTCGACGTGCAGGATCCCGGTGGTGATGCCCACGGCCTTGATGGCCGAGGTGACGACGTGGTGGAGGGCCGGGTCGTCG from Streptomyces sp. NBC_00239 encodes:
- a CDS encoding PTS transporter subunit EIIC, translating into MVTLPFTRSKTAAPADDGAAAADPTTLTARLRRMGQGIALPIAAMPAAGLLLRLGQDDLLGRYPALHTTAAVISGAGSAVLDYLPALFAVGIALGLNRAKDAAGPVLACLISYLILAKVVLVLNPLPADHLDAPPGRWPYGALAGIVGALLAMAIWKRVTTGRRRIPPFAAYGIVALAAIAAGSLLGLAYPSVERVLTASAAAVSDNAVVGGGIFGFLNRLLGPIGLHQPLNAVVWYLTGDCGNGIKGDVPCFIQQHDPDAGVFMGGFFPVYMAGLPAAALAMWRSALPEHRRRVGSLLLPAAAICSLAGVTEPIELTFAFVAFPLYLVHAVLTGLSLAIVNFLDIHTGFVFSAGAIDYVLNYPISQRPLLLLPLALAYGALYYVIFRFAITRFNLRTPGRTPAPPDTARPDSPQGPELPSPCPAAPHTRTPPARLKEL
- a CDS encoding glycosyltransferase; the protein is MSRRPHAQVAVITPTALNPARLPFLEELYESLRAQEEILWRWILAPNGATAQPDLVPRAITKDPRVKVVARPDPGPAPARNTSLNFVEEPRCVFVDDDVVAA
- a CDS encoding site-specific integrase codes for the protein MQKISFSASGWETWDVARQPLIREQMPVLIDDDLLLEDAPGSPRPTTVANRYLGDLPINGAPAVRTWENSAGCLSAWLSFLQERGVHPFNDRRELRAALSMYAEYRLAGPLKVRWDHTTWNLHVSILSAFYDWAKDEGVLSVVPFTYRVGHRMSHGVLEKVRKNMAKLGRPRPHTTIKHLEWDFAELFARALAGLDPLGEPDLRYRRPREGARNSAMGGFVLSSGLRSKEFTHLTTYEIPPLPARPTTLPVLFPLAYAITKGEKDRTTWVHYEPLATMHQYIDLDRAASAEGFRWRPPSKLGEPLYVEEPDWEGARLNGVRRSWRSLRPAERLCLVTPEGQSPLVGLRSTGAPFVDWATVFRRTSARIRQRYEPRFPTVAPHRLRHSMAMRTLEQLIKGYYARLADLIEDTDPDAALALYLRKHEPMLILRDLLGHWSVTSTELYIARLDITRIYKDLYQSALARIDRAAAAEAEAEFDGEVNA